A genome region from Patescibacteria group bacterium includes the following:
- a CDS encoding class I SAM-dependent methyltransferase — MSGSVAEHFDEVAASYDFWKKKNFYYYDSLKSLCRSYVPKGSVVTEIGCGTGDILVALEPSHGIGVDVSSQMIEIAKKKYATHSALTFEVGDICTMQQKIDAPFVVMTDVLEHVGDSAKCMGNLARLLTPSTRIIVTLANPFWEPVLEVAEKFGMKMPEGPHERITIAQNEKIFAEKGFCIVEKGYQLLIPKKVPGADWLNTRFYRWPLVRRFGFVIFWVLEYEG; from the coding sequence ATGAGCGGATCGGTTGCAGAACATTTCGACGAGGTCGCTGCCTCATATGATTTCTGGAAGAAGAAAAACTTTTACTATTACGATTCTCTCAAATCATTGTGCCGATCCTACGTCCCCAAAGGAAGCGTGGTCACAGAGATCGGTTGTGGTACGGGAGATATCCTTGTGGCGCTCGAGCCTTCTCATGGGATTGGGGTTGATGTGAGTTCGCAGATGATAGAAATCGCCAAGAAAAAATATGCTACACATTCCGCACTTACTTTTGAAGTGGGAGATATTTGTACGATGCAACAAAAAATTGATGCGCCGTTTGTCGTTATGACTGATGTGCTCGAGCATGTGGGAGACTCAGCAAAGTGTATGGGCAATCTTGCGCGCTTGCTTACTCCTTCTACGCGTATCATTGTTACCCTTGCCAATCCTTTTTGGGAGCCAGTATTGGAGGTCGCTGAAAAATTCGGTATGAAAATGCCCGAAGGTCCCCATGAGCGTATTACTATTGCTCAAAATGAAAAGATATTTGCAGAGAAAGGTTTTTGTATTGTTGAGAAAGGGTATCAACTTTTGATACCAAAAAAGGTACCTGGCGCTGATTGGCTCAATACACGTTTTTATCGGTGGCCACTTGTGCGGCGATTCGGATTTGTAATCTTTTGGGTTCTTGAGTATGAAGGATAG
- a CDS encoding class I SAM-dependent methyltransferase → MVRDYRDSHISREKSRHYEEDIYRKNSYDDVLWWWEQDLLREEITRFKKQAGSVSALDFGCGTGRITAIVEQIVERSVGVDIADSMLEYARAKLIRTELISADLTKNDVLKGREFQLITAFRVFLNSSPQLRDEMLVVLVPKLTHDGRMIFNMHGNIWSHRIFTKIYFWLRGRQLNTSSYWHAGRMMASHGFMIERFYGFGMIPKIFYRIFGVRSMFALDRMLSALPLMKYISFDLVFVCKKN, encoded by the coding sequence ATGGTGCGAGACTATCGTGATTCACATATTAGCCGAGAGAAAAGCCGCCACTATGAAGAAGATATCTATCGGAAAAATTCTTACGATGATGTTCTTTGGTGGTGGGAGCAGGATTTGTTGCGCGAGGAAATCACCCGTTTTAAAAAACAAGCCGGTTCGGTCTCGGCGCTCGATTTTGGCTGCGGTACCGGTCGTATCACTGCCATAGTTGAACAGATAGTCGAGCGTTCGGTAGGCGTTGATATCGCCGATTCCATGCTGGAGTACGCGCGTGCCAAACTGATACGCACTGAACTCATCTCTGCCGATCTTACAAAAAATGATGTACTCAAAGGCCGTGAGTTTCAGCTTATTACTGCGTTTCGCGTGTTTCTCAATTCGTCGCCGCAACTGCGAGATGAGATGCTTGTAGTATTGGTGCCCAAGCTCACACATGATGGGCGTATGATTTTTAACATGCACGGCAATATTTGGAGTCATCGTATATTTACAAAAATATATTTCTGGTTGCGTGGCCGTCAGCTCAATACAAGTTCATATTGGCATGCAGGTCGCATGATGGCATCACACGGATTCATGATAGAGCGATTCTATGGGTTTGGTATGATTCCTAAAATCTTTTATCGTATATTCGGTGTACGTTCTATGTTCGCACTTGATCGTATGTTGTCAGCTCTTCCGCTCATGAAATATATTTCATTCGATCTCGTGTTTGTATGCAAAAAAAACTAG
- a CDS encoding NAD(P)-dependent oxidoreductase, with protein sequence MKILLVGSSGFLGSHLTKKLNTEFTVVSFDITLGNDMRNRDQVRVAADGVDIIFFFGAAAVGRRNIDGSTNIGDIEYDGLRTVAKVAADLKKPIFYASSIRVYGTTAEMAAGEHIELHPTSVYGKTKLRCEQALVEIMQGVGAPYYIFRMAAIYGKGMPEDFIVASFLRDVSAGKAIHLLSTGTQQRNFLHVDDVCEAFALFLKSEHKESGVYNIAHTETIRVLDLIELCGRIVGKEAQVYPASDISPEPDEMIAVGKIEKAVGWHPRVALSQGLATLYDASIISRL encoded by the coding sequence ATGAAGATTCTCCTTGTCGGGTCATCTGGCTTTCTCGGATCCCACCTTACTAAAAAGCTCAACACCGAATTTACGGTAGTGTCTTTTGACATTACTCTCGGCAATGATATGCGTAATCGCGACCAAGTGCGTGTAGCGGCAGATGGTGTTGATATTATTTTCTTTTTTGGCGCGGCGGCGGTAGGTAGGCGTAATATTGATGGCAGTACTAATATCGGTGATATCGAGTATGATGGTTTACGTACAGTCGCCAAGGTAGCAGCTGACCTGAAGAAGCCCATTTTTTATGCGTCGAGTATTAGGGTGTATGGTACAACTGCAGAAATGGCCGCAGGCGAACACATTGAGCTCCATCCCACAAGTGTTTATGGAAAGACAAAGCTGCGTTGCGAGCAGGCTCTTGTAGAGATCATGCAAGGTGTGGGCGCGCCCTATTATATTTTTCGAATGGCCGCCATTTACGGTAAAGGCATGCCAGAAGATTTCATTGTGGCGAGCTTTCTCCGCGATGTCTCTGCCGGCAAAGCAATCCATCTATTGAGTACCGGTACCCAACAGAGAAATTTTTTGCATGTCGATGATGTCTGTGAAGCATTCGCGCTATTTTTGAAATCCGAGCACAAAGAAAGTGGGGTGTATAATATTGCGCATACAGAAACCATTCGCGTACTTGATTTGATTGAGCTGTGCGGGCGTATTGTGGGTAAAGAGGCTCAGGTTTATCCCGCTAGCGACATCTCACCTGAGCCGGATGAGATGATAGCCGTTGGAAAGATAGAAAAAGCCGTCGGATGGCATCCACGCGTTGCTCTTTCCCAGGGGCTTGCCACATTGTATGATGCATCTATCATCTCTCGGTTATGA
- a CDS encoding glycosyltransferase family 2 protein — translation MKNYTKVSVVIPAYNEMRTIRSVIDRTEKADVLGLEKEIIVVDNCSTDGTREVIDELGKSGRVRAILHEKNLGVGTSWRDGIAVATGQIIVRQDADMEYMPEDFPLLLRPILDGKTEIVYGSRILGFEKSKYRYKTYLWGGILINKLCTLIIGTRLSDILTASKVFDKSIFEKFSLMSVHFEIEAELTAKACRAGFRIIEVPITYNARSFEEGKKIRWHHAFVILRSAVYHRFFSTLK, via the coding sequence ATGAAAAATTATACTAAAGTAAGTGTTGTTATTCCCGCATACAATGAAATGCGCACTATTCGTAGTGTTATTGATCGTACCGAGAAGGCCGATGTGTTGGGACTCGAAAAAGAGATCATTGTTGTTGATAATTGTTCAACCGATGGTACACGGGAAGTTATTGATGAGTTGGGCAAATCAGGCCGCGTCAGAGCGATCTTACACGAGAAAAATCTCGGTGTCGGCACGAGTTGGCGCGACGGCATTGCGGTCGCAACCGGTCAAATTATTGTTCGTCAAGACGCGGATATGGAATATATGCCAGAAGATTTCCCATTACTTCTGCGCCCGATTCTCGATGGCAAAACTGAGATTGTTTACGGCTCGCGCATTTTAGGCTTTGAGAAAAGCAAGTATCGTTACAAGACTTATTTGTGGGGAGGTATCCTCATCAACAAGCTCTGCACGCTCATCATCGGTACACGCCTATCCGATATTCTCACAGCATCAAAAGTTTTTGATAAAAGTATTTTTGAAAAATTTAGCTTAATGAGTGTTCATTTCGAAATTGAAGCCGAACTTACCGCGAAGGCGTGCCGAGCAGGGTTTCGTATCATTGAGGTTCCTATTACCTACAATGCACGCAGTTTTGAAGAAGGAAAGAAGATCAGATGGCACCATGCGTTTGTAATATTGCGGAGCGCGGTTTACCATCGGTTTTTCTCAACTCTCAAATAA
- a CDS encoding glycosyltransferase family 39 protein yields MFERKIFWLVVAIRIAVLIGIVVIFGADRLLWSDSFVYRDLAQSIASGMRYTDSLRTPLYPIVLSLFVGWGAWGLATIVAVQAFLAALTSVFIFRIARWFVRPYPAAAAAVLFAAEPLSILLGALILPETFLLFFLVLFCYWFMRGYREERSLFLAYSAIALGCAILVKPVALYLWVIPVAFLLYAKHTRQALVYGGLIFALVLPWMVHNKLVFNTFAVTTHDTVSVCGYLLTSVFASEFGKDPSNMDVAIFPPKFLDAQARCTSSSMGIRIAMFEYPASFIKTMMLSSAAFLTNEGYGAFFQKAPEESIKAHHNYLTPVVFADVQWRRNIVGAARELSVPELLAVLGGKLFWVIVCLLAFMGMYSALRDFDMRPYALFLILVLLYFIGITVLSTAFGVGARLRYPITPILFVFAVLCLVRRYKFV; encoded by the coding sequence GTGTTTGAGCGGAAAATTTTTTGGCTGGTAGTTGCCATTCGTATCGCGGTACTCATTGGTATTGTTGTGATTTTCGGCGCCGACCGGCTCTTGTGGAGCGACTCATTTGTGTATCGTGATTTGGCACAGTCGATTGCGTCTGGCATGAGGTATACTGATTCGCTTCGTACGCCATTGTATCCAATCGTTCTCAGCTTGTTTGTGGGCTGGGGAGCGTGGGGGTTAGCAACCATCGTTGCTGTGCAGGCGTTTCTTGCCGCGCTCACAAGCGTATTTATATTTCGCATTGCCAGATGGTTTGTGCGGCCGTATCCTGCGGCCGCGGCGGCCGTGTTGTTTGCTGCCGAACCTTTGAGTATATTGTTGGGTGCGCTGATTTTGCCTGAGACATTTTTACTCTTTTTTCTCGTTTTGTTTTGTTATTGGTTTATGCGCGGATACCGCGAAGAGCGCTCGCTTTTTTTGGCATACTCAGCAATCGCCTTAGGGTGTGCAATCTTGGTAAAGCCAGTAGCACTCTACTTGTGGGTGATACCTGTTGCATTTCTTTTGTATGCAAAGCATACGAGACAAGCTTTGGTGTATGGAGGGCTTATATTCGCGCTTGTATTGCCATGGATGGTGCACAACAAACTTGTTTTTAATACATTTGCCGTCACCACTCATGACACGGTGAGTGTGTGCGGATATCTTTTAACGTCCGTCTTTGCGTCTGAGTTTGGTAAAGATCCGAGCAATATGGATGTTGCTATTTTTCCGCCTAAGTTTCTGGATGCGCAGGCGCGCTGTACCAGTAGTAGTATGGGTATACGTATTGCCATGTTTGAATATCCTGCAAGTTTCATAAAAACAATGATGTTGAGTTCTGCTGCTTTTTTGACCAACGAAGGATATGGTGCTTTTTTTCAAAAAGCACCAGAAGAATCTATTAAGGCGCATCATAACTATTTGACGCCCGTTGTGTTTGCCGATGTCCAGTGGCGCCGCAATATCGTAGGAGCAGCGCGCGAATTGTCTGTACCCGAACTTTTAGCAGTTCTTGGCGGAAAATTGTTTTGGGTTATCGTCTGTTTGTTGGCGTTTATGGGTATGTACAGTGCATTGAGAGATTTTGATATGCGTCCATATGCGTTGTTTCTTATTTTAGTTCTGCTTTATTTTATAGGTATCACAGTATTGAGTACGGCTTTTGGTGTAGGTGCACGTTTGCGTTATCCGATTACCCCTATACTTTTTGTTTTTGCAGTACTGTGTCTTGTCAGACGATATAAATTTGTCTAA
- a CDS encoding sugar phosphate nucleotidyltransferase: protein MKVMILCGGRGIRLNEETAFKPKPMVMVGERPIVWHIMKLYSHYGFNDFVLCLGYRGDMIRAYFDNPAHKEPQWNVQCVNTGESAETGTRIMRAASFLGNDEKFMLTYGDGVADVDIKKLVDFHNEHNKALTVTAIKPPSPFGVLEIDGHTVTSFAEKQRSKDWTSGGFMVCNRSVLDLLSDDEKCIFEQGPVQELSRRGELAAYKHEDFWHCVDTLKHLEGLNAFHSRGERPWMVWERA from the coding sequence ATGAAGGTAATGATTCTTTGCGGTGGGAGAGGGATTCGTCTCAATGAAGAGACAGCCTTTAAACCGAAGCCTATGGTTATGGTCGGTGAGCGACCTATCGTATGGCACATCATGAAGCTCTATAGTCATTATGGATTCAATGACTTTGTTCTCTGTCTTGGGTATCGGGGAGATATGATCCGAGCATATTTTGATAACCCAGCGCACAAAGAGCCCCAGTGGAATGTACAGTGTGTTAATACGGGAGAAAGTGCTGAAACGGGAACTCGCATTATGCGAGCCGCTTCTTTTTTGGGAAATGATGAGAAGTTCATGCTGACATACGGCGACGGGGTTGCCGATGTCGATATAAAAAAACTTGTCGATTTTCATAATGAACACAACAAGGCTCTCACGGTGACCGCTATCAAACCACCAAGCCCGTTTGGTGTACTCGAGATTGACGGCCATACGGTCACTTCGTTTGCGGAAAAACAGCGATCAAAAGATTGGACGAGCGGAGGGTTCATGGTATGTAATCGTTCAGTACTCGATCTTTTATCTGATGATGAGAAGTGTATTTTTGAACAAGGCCCTGTGCAAGAGCTTTCTCGGAGAGGTGAGCTCGCGGCGTACAAGCATGAAGATTTTTGGCACTGTGTAGATACGCTCAAGCATCTCGAAGGACTCAATGCATTTCATTCGCGTGGCGAGCGCCCGTGGATGGTGTGGGAGCGGGCGTAG
- a CDS encoding glycosyltransferase family 39 protein: MRWDRYELWLFCLAVFVRVFAVAVLFFWYPPFPFAGSDSQSYLSAARGFLVEGHFIAEDGVSPNSYEMPGYPLFVAALESIGGLIFVALVQCLLLGVTTVLIYRIGGLFSAHIGMVAALLFAFDPAGIFYSGFILTEPLFLFFFVCAVYFAVSSESLLRGTLIPGLLLGMATMVRPVGEVLAVAFIVFYIFKKSVAWKKCFIATAVFVVGFAMIVGPWIVRNKILFGRTELSAVAAWQFAYAHGPLFYAYQNNISDKEAISLFHARLLEVSPYVEDIKANRAGTLYNAPYLWQVAFEYIGEYPVAFARFHVIKTVPFFVSDGLREIAGRVGLIDNDLPNIGNLLLRGEVSGIIAALVQEPLAFVLFLIGSLFWGAVVCLMVVGAWQYSRHDVRGRRTIMLLVCLIVIMAGVAGGAVSHPRYRYSVTPFIFVLTAIGISRVVLQSRLTQRVKRFKVFS, from the coding sequence ATGCGGTGGGATAGATATGAGCTCTGGCTTTTTTGTCTTGCGGTATTTGTGCGAGTATTTGCCGTGGCGGTGCTTTTTTTTTGGTACCCGCCCTTTCCGTTTGCTGGTTCTGACTCGCAAAGTTATTTATCAGCCGCGCGCGGTTTTCTAGTAGAAGGGCATTTTATCGCTGAGGATGGCGTCTCTCCTAATAGTTATGAGATGCCCGGATATCCGTTGTTTGTGGCGGCATTAGAAAGTATTGGCGGACTGATATTCGTCGCGCTTGTTCAGTGCCTCTTATTGGGTGTGACCACGGTGTTGATATATCGTATCGGCGGACTGTTTTCAGCACACATAGGGATGGTCGCTGCGTTGCTGTTTGCTTTTGATCCGGCTGGTATATTCTATTCGGGCTTCATCCTCACCGAACCTCTCTTTTTGTTCTTTTTCGTATGCGCTGTATATTTCGCAGTTTCGTCCGAATCACTACTTCGAGGTACGCTTATCCCCGGGTTACTGCTAGGTATGGCCACTATGGTACGTCCGGTAGGAGAAGTTTTGGCAGTCGCGTTTATCGTATTTTATATTTTTAAAAAATCAGTCGCGTGGAAGAAATGTTTTATTGCGACAGCAGTTTTTGTGGTCGGATTTGCGATGATCGTAGGCCCATGGATTGTGCGCAATAAGATTCTTTTTGGTCGCACAGAACTCTCTGCTGTCGCCGCGTGGCAATTTGCCTATGCGCATGGACCGCTTTTTTATGCGTATCAAAACAATATCTCCGATAAAGAGGCCATCTCTCTATTTCACGCGCGTCTTCTAGAGGTAAGCCCCTATGTTGAAGACATTAAGGCAAATCGTGCGGGCACTCTTTATAATGCCCCCTATCTATGGCAGGTAGCGTTTGAATATATTGGTGAGTATCCCGTAGCATTTGCGCGCTTTCATGTGATAAAAACTGTTCCGTTTTTTGTAAGTGATGGATTGCGCGAAATCGCAGGTCGCGTCGGTTTGATTGATAATGACTTACCCAATATTGGTAATTTATTATTACGCGGAGAAGTTAGCGGGATCATCGCGGCACTTGTACAAGAGCCTCTCGCGTTTGTGTTATTTCTTATCGGCAGTCTTTTCTGGGGCGCCGTCGTGTGTTTGATGGTTGTGGGCGCGTGGCAATACAGTCGTCATGATGTCCGCGGGCGTCGCACCATCATGCTGCTTGTTTGTCTCATTGTTATTATGGCCGGTGTCGCGGGCGGCGCAGTATCTCATCCACGGTATCGATATAGCGTGACACCGTTTATATTTGTGCTGACGGCGATTGGCATTAGCCGCGTGGTATTACAGAGCCGTTTGACACAAAGGGTAAAGCGCTTTAAAGTTTTTTCATGA
- a CDS encoding glycosyltransferase, with protein MNPTQAKKQSLVEYFDRIAPARDRWRARNSYYHAELLRLLRFFVPAHAQVLDIGAGTGDLLASLEPARGVGVDISPKMVVEAKTKHPKLEWQVADAEALALGERFDYVIMSDLISSLDDIEKAFYALNGVSHSRTRVIVTYYNYFWEPMLRAAESLGLKARQPLQNWLSPKDIENMMHLAGFEAIKSGTKMSLPFYIPLVSAFMNKIIGNLPLLSRLGLVHYIVARPRPQDTKDHSVSIIIPARNERGNIEDAILRIPNFGTYQEIIFIEGHSNDGTGDEIKRVAEKYAGRRNIRFAEQQGRGKGDAVRLGFEMAKGEILMILDADLTMPPEDLPKFYRAIASGRGEFINGSRLVYPLEEESMRFLNILGNKFFSIMFSWLLGQRLKDTLCGTKVLFKSDYEKIALGRSYFGDFDPFGDFDLLFGAAKLNLKIVEIPIRYQARTYGATNIQRWRHGWLLLKMTFFAMHKIKFI; from the coding sequence ATGAATCCCACACAAGCTAAAAAACAATCACTCGTTGAATATTTTGATCGTATCGCGCCTGCGCGCGACCGTTGGAGGGCGCGCAATAGTTATTATCACGCTGAACTTTTGCGATTGTTACGTTTTTTTGTACCTGCGCATGCGCAGGTACTTGATATCGGTGCGGGTACGGGCGATCTTCTTGCTAGTCTTGAGCCTGCACGCGGTGTAGGCGTTGATATTAGTCCCAAGATGGTAGTGGAAGCGAAGACAAAACATCCAAAACTCGAATGGCAAGTTGCTGATGCTGAAGCGCTCGCGCTTGGCGAACGTTTTGATTATGTCATTATGTCTGATCTCATCAGTTCGCTCGATGATATTGAAAAAGCTTTTTATGCGCTCAACGGGGTCAGCCACTCACGTACGCGCGTGATTGTGACCTACTATAATTATTTCTGGGAACCGATGTTACGCGCAGCAGAGTCTTTGGGTCTCAAGGCACGTCAGCCTTTGCAAAATTGGCTCTCACCCAAAGATATCGAAAACATGATGCACTTGGCGGGCTTCGAGGCTATCAAATCAGGAACCAAGATGTCTCTACCGTTTTATATTCCGCTCGTCTCGGCATTTATGAATAAAATTATTGGCAATTTACCGCTCCTTTCTCGGTTGGGATTGGTGCACTACATTGTCGCACGCCCACGCCCGCAGGATACCAAGGACCATTCGGTATCAATTATCATCCCTGCGCGCAATGAGCGGGGCAACATTGAAGACGCGATTTTGCGCATACCAAACTTTGGTACCTATCAGGAAATTATTTTCATCGAAGGACATTCAAATGATGGCACGGGTGATGAGATCAAGCGCGTCGCCGAAAAATACGCAGGCCGGCGCAATATTCGTTTTGCCGAGCAACAAGGTAGGGGCAAGGGGGATGCGGTGCGTCTCGGATTTGAAATGGCCAAGGGCGAGATATTGATGATTCTTGATGCTGACCTTACTATGCCTCCCGAAGATTTGCCAAAGTTTTACCGCGCGATTGCATCAGGCAGGGGGGAGTTTATTAACGGTTCGCGTCTTGTCTACCCGCTCGAAGAAGAATCGATGCGCTTTCTCAATATCTTGGGCAATAAGTTTTTTAGTATCATGTTTTCGTGGTTGTTAGGTCAGCGACTCAAAGATACACTTTGCGGTACCAAAGTGCTTTTCAAGTCTGACTATGAGAAGATCGCTTTGGGGCGTTCATATTTCGGCGATTTTGATCCGTTTGGTGATTTTGATCTGCTGTTTGGTGCGGCAAAGCTTAATCTCAAAATTGTAGAAATACCTATTCGTTATCAGGCACGCACTTACGGGGCAACAAATATTCAACGCTGGCGACATGGGTGGCTTCTTCTTAAAATGACATTTTTTGCTATGCACAAAATAAAATTTATATGA
- the gmd gene encoding GDP-mannose 4,6-dehydratase, with protein sequence MKKALITGITGQDGSYLAEFLLERGYQVHGLMRRSSSLNTSRIDHLHHDIHEKGGNLFLHYADLTDASSINHLVRTVRPDEVYHLGAQSHVRVSFDVPEYTGNVTALGTLRMLDAIRDAGLEGTKFYQASSSEMYGMVQETPQKETTPFYPRSPYAVAKVYAYWIAVNYREAYNLFVCNGILFNHESPRRGETFVTRKITMGIANILAGKQEKLYMGNLEAKRDWGYAPDYVEAMYRMMQHPTPGDYVVATGETHTVREFIEEVFGLAGLDWKKYVEIDNRYLRPTETDILIGDYSKAKRELGWEPKVTFKELAHIMLEADCKAVGIELK encoded by the coding sequence ATGAAAAAAGCGCTTATCACGGGTATCACGGGGCAAGATGGTTCATATCTTGCCGAGTTTCTTCTAGAAAGGGGATATCAGGTACACGGCCTTATGCGGCGTTCAAGCTCGCTCAATACTTCGCGAATCGATCATTTGCATCATGATATTCACGAAAAAGGGGGTAATTTATTTTTGCATTACGCGGATCTTACTGATGCAAGTTCTATCAATCATTTGGTGCGTACCGTCCGCCCTGACGAGGTGTATCACTTGGGTGCGCAAAGTCATGTGCGCGTTAGTTTTGATGTGCCTGAATATACTGGCAATGTAACTGCGCTTGGCACATTGCGTATGCTTGATGCGATTCGCGATGCAGGGTTAGAGGGCACCAAGTTTTATCAGGCATCAAGCTCTGAGATGTACGGTATGGTGCAGGAGACTCCGCAAAAGGAAACTACGCCGTTTTATCCTCGCAGTCCGTATGCGGTAGCAAAAGTATATGCGTACTGGATCGCGGTTAATTATCGCGAGGCGTACAATCTGTTTGTATGCAATGGGATACTATTTAATCATGAAAGCCCACGCCGGGGCGAGACATTTGTGACGCGGAAAATCACCATGGGTATCGCAAATATTTTAGCAGGCAAGCAAGAAAAACTTTACATGGGTAATCTGGAGGCAAAGCGTGACTGGGGATACGCGCCCGATTATGTCGAGGCAATGTATCGTATGATGCAACACCCAACTCCAGGTGATTATGTAGTTGCTACGGGTGAGACGCACACCGTGCGTGAGTTCATCGAAGAAGTGTTTGGTCTGGCAGGGCTTGATTGGAAAAAATATGTAGAGATCGATAATCGTTATTTGCGTCCGACAGAGACTGATATATTGATTGGAGATTACTCGAAGGCAAAACGCGAGCTCGGTTGGGAGCCGAAGGTAACGTTTAAGGAGTTGGCACACATCATGCTCGAAGCTGATTGCAAGGCAGTTGGCATAGAGCTTAAGTGA
- a CDS encoding GDP-L-fucose synthase, with protein MDIQDKKILVTGGAGFLGSFVVEELLRSGVKKENIFIPRSADHDLRDKAVCQKVVAGQDMVIHLAANVGGIGYNREKPGELFYDNLVMGAQILDAAHRAGVQKFVGLATICSYPKFTPVPFREEDIWSGYPEETNAPYGLAKKMLLVQAQAYRSQYNFNAVTLFPVNLYGPRDNFNPDSSHVIPALIRKAIEARDSGKAYIEAWGTGIPTREFLYVEDAARAIVQVAQHYDKPDPINLGSGMEISIKDLTEKVCKLVGFKGEIKWDNSKPDGQPRRMLDTSKAEKEFGFRATTNFDEGLAKTIQWYESHTS; from the coding sequence ATGGACATTCAAGATAAGAAAATTCTAGTGACAGGAGGGGCGGGGTTTCTCGGATCATTTGTTGTCGAAGAATTGCTGCGATCAGGGGTAAAAAAAGAAAATATTTTTATCCCGCGTTCTGCTGATCACGATCTTCGCGACAAGGCAGTTTGTCAAAAGGTGGTCGCGGGGCAGGATATGGTGATTCATTTGGCAGCAAATGTTGGAGGGATTGGCTATAATCGAGAAAAGCCAGGCGAGCTTTTCTATGACAATCTTGTCATGGGGGCGCAAATACTCGATGCGGCTCATCGAGCGGGTGTTCAGAAATTTGTAGGACTCGCTACTATTTGTAGCTATCCAAAATTTACTCCCGTGCCATTTCGAGAAGAAGACATATGGAGCGGATATCCGGAAGAAACAAACGCTCCCTACGGGCTTGCAAAAAAAATGTTGCTCGTACAGGCGCAGGCTTATAGATCTCAGTACAATTTTAATGCGGTGACTCTTTTCCCGGTCAATTTATATGGACCGCGCGACAATTTTAATCCAGATTCTTCTCATGTAATTCCTGCGTTGATTCGTAAGGCAATCGAGGCGCGGGATAGCGGCAAAGCATATATCGAGGCGTGGGGGACGGGTATTCCGACGCGTGAGTTTTTGTATGTTGAAGATGCGGCGCGCGCTATCGTGCAGGTAGCGCAGCATTATGATAAACCTGATCCGATAAACCTTGGATCTGGTATGGAAATATCAATCAAAGATTTGACGGAGAAGGTTTGCAAGCTCGTCGGATTCAAGGGCGAAATTAAATGGGATAACTCAAAGCCTGATGGTCAGCCGCGACGGATGCTCGATACATCTAAGGCAGAGAAAGAGTTTGGATTTCGTGCAACAACGAACTTCGATGAGGGTCTCGCAAAAACAATCCAATGGTATGAATCCCACACAAGCTAA